One window of Phoenix dactylifera cultivar Barhee BC4 chromosome 5, palm_55x_up_171113_PBpolish2nd_filt_p, whole genome shotgun sequence genomic DNA carries:
- the LOC103720091 gene encoding probable membrane-associated kinase regulator 6: MDSSQQLFGDSFSNGWLISIKPSIESLSSSFRHSFDGSSFIEMDPDFFSMRWTSDAHDFNFNFPSTQSPVSAHADQFISNGHLLPLYLNTPPPQSEVGQESLGSNFSRSKSLDSSKALLSRSNRFQPRRFYAVPSRSVSSNSSPLFHSAQSTPISMSSCSSKSVASTSGKFKSPFFKNCTKSPKKILWKYLSFLMPLYKKVKGLSLASPKSVRTCRGSVGDSPRMTTALSSIEWRRGNADSSIYDAILHCKKSIGQAS, encoded by the exons ATGGATTCCTCTCAGCAGCTCTTTGGTGATAGTTTCTCTAATGGGTGGTTGATAAGCATCAAGCCATCCATTGAATCCCTTAGTAGCAGCTTTCGCCACTCCTTTGATGGCAGCTCCTTCATCGAAATGGATCCTGATTTCTTTTCAATGCGTTGGACAAGTGATGCCCATGACTTCAATTTCAATTTCCCGAGCACCCAATCTCCGGTCTCAGCCCATGCAGACCAGTTCATTTCCAATGGCCACCTTCTTCCACTCTACCTCAACACCCCACCACCTCAGAGTGAAGTAGGACAAGAGTCTTTAGGCTCCAATTTTAGCAGATCTAAATCGCTGGACTCATCGAAAGCACTGCTCTCTCGGAGCAACCGATTCCAGCCGCGGCGCTTCTACGCAGTTCCAAGTAGGTCTGTTTCTTCAAACTCTTCGCCCCTCTTCCATTCAGCACAGAGCACACCAATTTCGATGAGTTCGTGTTCATCCAAGAGTGTTGCTTCAACAAGTGGCAAGTttaagtcacctttcttcaagaaTTGTACGAAATCTCCGAAGAAAATTTTATGGAAGTACTTGTCCTTTCTCATGCCGTTGTATAAGAAGGTGAAGGGGCTGAGCTTAGCTTCTCCAAAGTCGGTAAGGACATGCAGGGGTTCAGTAGGAGATTCTCCAAGGATGACCACTGCTTTATCAAGCATAGAATGGCGCCGTGGAAATGCTGATAGCTCAATCTATGATGCAATTCTTCACTGCAAAAAATCCATT GGACAGGCTTCATAA
- the LOC103720086 gene encoding probable receptor-like protein kinase At5g24010, translating into MGNPRIPLFLFFCILFSRVFALSSARFSPPDNHLIACGTASASTLDDRRVFLPDSAALLRSSGSKISVLAVPDASPASSPLSRTARVFTRPSSYEFQIKQKGTHIIRLHFYPFSSRDFNLSSALFHVSASGFVLLTDFGTSFPQLKEYLVWVDAEKLVISFAPARRSSFAFVNAIEVVSAPGDLIGDTARLVNPDRIEKFDGFSRQAMETLYRLNVGGPKVTPFNDTLWRTWVPDAGFRNSDSVSKTVAFSGRIMYREGAASREVAPDNVYNTARAVDGANVSDSNSNMTWVFAVRSGYKYLIRMHFCDIASRALYELYFNVYVNGYLAYEDFDLSMATGFLASPYYVDFVAGVDSLEQLLSVSIGPSKQSNHLWINGLLNGLEIMKINNTMGSLDGESPIILVLESPARRGFGAFLSSIVCGLGFMSLLMIGFVLLLKWRAETRNTVTWLPLPTDVSGGKSANGNPVVSSKLVYF; encoded by the coding sequence ATGGGGAATCCCCGAAtccccctcttcctcttcttttgcaTCCTCTTCTCTCGAGTCTTCGCCCTTTCCTCAGCCCGCTTCTCTCCCCCCGACAACCACCTCATCGCCTGCGGAACGGCCTCCGCCTCCACCCTCGACGACCGCCGCGTCTTCCTGCCCGACTCCGCTGCCCTCCTCCGCTCCTCGGGCTCCAAGATCTCGGTCTTGGCGGTGCCGGACGCATCgccggcctcctcccctctctcccgGACGGCTAGGGTCTTCACCCGCCCCTCCTCCTACGAGTTCCAGATCAAACAGAAGGGTACCCATATAATCCGCCTTCATTTCTACCCGTTCTCCTCCCGGGATTTCAACCTCTCCTCCGCCCTCTTTCACGTTTCGGCTTCCGGCTTCGTTCTCTTGACCGATTTCGGCACCTCCTTTCCTCAATTGAAGGAATATCTCGTCTGGGTGGACGCCGAGAAGCTCGTGATCTCGTTCGCCCCTGCTCGAAGATCCTCCTTTGCCTTCGTCAATGCAATTGAGGTCGTCTCGGCTCCTGGGGATCTCATCGGCGACACCGCGAGGTTAGTAAATCCTGATCGAATTGAAAAGTTTGATGGCTTCTCGAGGCAGGCGATGGAAACGCTCTACCGGCTCAACGTTGGAGGCCCAAAGGTCACACCTTTTAACGATACTCTTTGGAGGACTTGGGTTCCCGATGCCGGTTTCAGGAATTCGGATTCCGTGTCCAAAACTGTGGCTTTCAGTGGAAGGATTATGTACCGCGAGGGTGCGGCGAGTCGCGAAGTAGCTCCCGATAATGTGTACAACACTGCCAGAGCAGTGGATGGTGCGAATGTTTCGGATTCCAATTCCAACATGACATGGGTTTTCGCAGTGAGGTCTGGTTACAAGTACCTTATCCGGATGCATTTCTGCGATATTGCTAGTCGAGCTCTCTATGAGTTATATTTCAATGTTTATGTCAATGGGTATTTGGCCTATGAAGATTTTGATCTCTCGATGGCCACCGGTTTCCTGGCTTCACCCTATTACGTAGACTTTGTAGCTGGCGTAGATAGCTTGGAGCAGCTTTTAAGTGTAAGCATCGGTCCTTCTAAGCAGAGCAACCATTTGTGGATAAATGGATTGCTAAATGGGTTAGAAATTATGAAAATTAACAATACAATGGGCAGTCTCGATGGAGAGTCTCCGATTATTTTGGTTCTGGAGAGTCCGGCAAGAAGAGGCTTCGGAGCATTTCTTAGTTCGATTGTATGTGGACTTGGTTTTATGAGCTTGTTGATGATTGGATTTGTGTTGTTGCTGAAGTGGCGGGCTGAGACAAGGAACACCGTGACATGGTTGCCCTTGCCTACAGATGTTTCAGGTGGTAAATCAGCTAACGGAAATCCAGTGGTGTCAAGTAAATTAGTATACTTTTGA